GTGGCCGTTCAGTTGTCCATGGAATACATCAATCAGTATGGGCCCTACTTCCTGCACCCTCCGGATGGTACGGGGCGTACAGCCTATCTCGGGCTAAGTCTCATCGGGGTAGCATTCTTCGCAGGCCGCGCGCTGGACGCGCTCAGCGATATTTTTGTCGGCGCCTGGTCAGATGGCTGCCGGGAGGGACGGCGCTACGTCGGTATTCTTGGCCGGCGCCGCCCGTTTATTTTTTGGGGTTCCTTACCGCTCGTCGCGACCAGCATCCTGTTCTGGATGCCGCCAGACAATCATCCTTCCGCGGCAAACTTCATCCATGTAGCGGTACTGCTTCAATTGCACTGGACCGCGCTTACGCTCTGCGCCGTGCCGATGATGGCGCTTGTACCCGAAGTTGCGGCAACACCGCGCGCTCGCACACGGCTGGGCGCCTGGATCGGCGCCGGTACGACCATCGGTGTGCTCGCGGCTATTGCCCTTGCGGGCGAGGGCATCGCCGCTTTGGACTCGGCACGCCACACCGCGCAGGGCGGCTTTTCCGCGGTAGGCTACCAGTGCGTTGCGGCGATTCTCGCCGTGGTTTCTGTACTTGGCTTTCAGGGGCTCGTGTGGAGTGTGCGTGAGCCACTACGCTCTGGACCGCCGCCAACCGCGCTGGGCTGGCCTGTCGTGCGCGGCGCACTTCGCAATCGCATCTTTCTCAACTACCTGCTTGTCTTTGCGCTGTTCAATATTGGTTTTCTGGCCCCGCAGCGCGTTCTGCCCCATTGGATCGAAACCGCATTACGCGGGGACGAGGGGACGATGGCCGAGGTGATGGTACCGTTCATGATTACTTCGCTAGCCGCATCCGCGGCTGCTCCGCTGCTGTCCCGATGGTTCTCGACCCGCGGGGTCCTTTTCTCTGCCCTTGGTATAGTGACAGTCTCGCTGCCGTTCATGTATCCGATAGGCCATGCCGATGCCGATCCCCTAGTCAAGCTGCGCTGGGCGCAGGTCCTTTTCGCGTGTTCCGGCGTCGGCAACGGACTGCTTTACGTCGTTATCTTTCCGCTTATCGGCGCGATTGTCGATGCCGAGGAGCGGCGCACCGGAGCGCGAAACGACGCGGTGTACTTTGCGTTCAACAACATCACGTGGAAAGCGGGGATTGCCGTGAGCATTGTGCTTGCCACCTTCCTGCTCGATCGCTTTGGAAATGCCGTCGACCGCCCTGAGGGCATTTACCTCGTGGGGCCGATGGGTGGACTCTTTGGCCTCTTGGCCATCGCGACAGCATGGAAGTTTCCGGTTACGGACTCGAAGGGTTAGTGCTAGTGTGTAGATGGTTCTGCGGCAAGGTCCACGAGGCTGGTGAAAGACACCCGAGAGAAACGCACATATGGAAAGAAGAGAACTGCTACGAGGGATTGGCGCGACCGCGGTCATACTTGGTTCAGGAGGCATTGCCTTCGAGGCCGGGCAAAACGTTCGTGCAGCGGACCAAACACCGGCGCGGACATGGTCCCCATTTCTGAGGGCCCGTAGGATGGTCTCAAAGCGAAGTGAACCAGGAGGGCACGGAATGGGGTACGACGTCACGGCTGTGCCGGCAACTCGCCGTGACGCTAAATATGAAGGAAAACGCAGAGCCATGATTTCAAACGTATTTAAGACAGTTCTTGTATCGGGGTTTGCCATTCTTTCCTCGGCTGTAGCGGACAATCAGCATCTCGATATCGCAGGTATTTCCCTCACGCCGCACGTTATGGCGGATTCTATGCGGTACGCCAGGGATCCCGAGCCTGCGGTCGGTGCGCGAGTGCAATTGTTCCTGCGCAACGCGGGGACGACTGACGCCAAGAC
This genomic window from Candidatus Hydrogenedentota bacterium contains:
- a CDS encoding MFS transporter, giving the protein MNSTENTEDSASDVVPWKTGLAFMFAAVAVQLSMEYINQYGPYFLHPPDGTGRTAYLGLSLIGVAFFAGRALDALSDIFVGAWSDGCREGRRYVGILGRRRPFIFWGSLPLVATSILFWMPPDNHPSAANFIHVAVLLQLHWTALTLCAVPMMALVPEVAATPRARTRLGAWIGAGTTIGVLAAIALAGEGIAALDSARHTAQGGFSAVGYQCVAAILAVVSVLGFQGLVWSVREPLRSGPPPTALGWPVVRGALRNRIFLNYLLVFALFNIGFLAPQRVLPHWIETALRGDEGTMAEVMVPFMITSLAASAAAPLLSRWFSTRGVLFSALGIVTVSLPFMYPIGHADADPLVKLRWAQVLFACSGVGNGLLYVVIFPLIGAIVDAEERRTGARNDAVYFAFNNITWKAGIAVSIVLATFLLDRFGNAVDRPEGIYLVGPMGGLFGLLAIATAWKFPVTDSKG